Proteins from a genomic interval of Bifidobacteriaceae bacterium:
- the leuA gene encoding 2-isopropylmalate synthase, which produces MNLQKPSGMPFHKYVPFTAVDLPDRTWPSKRITKAPRWLSTDLRDGNQALIEPMDPRRKRLMFDLLVAMGYKEIEIGFPSASQTDFDFVRSLIEDDAIPEDVTCSVLTQARTDLIDRTVQSIIGFPRATVHMYNATAPVFRQIVFHNDKAQTVALAVDGTRDVMDFAAKYLSDDVLFGYEYSPEIFIDTELDFALEICEAVMDVWQPTPDREIVLNLPATVERATPNVYADQIEWMSRHLSRRDSIALSVHPHNDRGCAVAAAELAVMAGADRVEGCLFGQGERTGNVDLVTLGMNLFTQGIDPMIDFSDIDNVRRTVERCTRMEVDPRSPYGGDLVYTAFSGSHQDAIKKGLDQREATAEAEGLDEHSMTWQIPYLPVDPRDVGRTYEAVIRVNSQSGKGGVSYLIKSEGHLDLPRRLQVEFSRVVQTQTDATGLEMTADDLWRAFEDEYLPSNGDEGLERWGRFELLSTRTDSAPRSGVESIQVELRDGDGRLTLSGTGNGPIDAFIGAFNEFGVDVAVLDYSEHALSGGGDASAAAYVECEVEGQTLWGVGIDPSITTASLKAIISAINRALR; this is translated from the coding sequence ATGAATCTCCAAAAGCCCTCGGGCATGCCGTTCCACAAGTACGTCCCCTTCACCGCCGTCGACCTGCCGGACCGCACCTGGCCGTCAAAACGCATCACCAAGGCCCCACGCTGGCTCAGCACTGATCTGCGGGACGGCAACCAGGCGCTCATCGAGCCGATGGACCCCAGGCGCAAGCGCCTCATGTTCGACCTGCTGGTGGCCATGGGCTACAAGGAAATCGAGATCGGCTTCCCGTCCGCCTCCCAAACGGATTTCGACTTTGTCCGGTCGCTGATCGAAGACGACGCGATCCCCGAAGACGTCACCTGCTCCGTGTTGACGCAGGCCCGCACCGACCTGATCGATCGGACGGTCCAGTCGATCATCGGCTTTCCGCGCGCCACGGTGCACATGTACAACGCGACCGCGCCGGTCTTCCGCCAGATCGTCTTCCACAACGACAAGGCGCAGACGGTCGCCCTGGCGGTGGACGGTACCCGCGACGTCATGGACTTCGCCGCCAAGTATTTGTCCGATGACGTTCTCTTCGGCTACGAGTACAGTCCCGAGATCTTCATTGACACCGAACTGGACTTCGCCCTTGAGATTTGCGAGGCGGTCATGGACGTGTGGCAGCCCACCCCGGACAGGGAGATTGTCCTGAATCTGCCGGCCACGGTGGAGCGTGCCACCCCGAACGTGTACGCGGACCAGATCGAATGGATGAGCCGCCATCTATCGCGGCGCGACTCCATCGCCTTGTCGGTGCATCCGCACAACGACCGGGGCTGCGCGGTCGCGGCCGCCGAATTGGCGGTCATGGCCGGCGCTGACCGGGTCGAGGGCTGCCTGTTCGGCCAGGGGGAGCGCACCGGCAACGTGGACCTGGTGACGCTCGGCATGAACCTGTTCACCCAGGGGATCGACCCGATGATCGACTTCTCCGACATTGACAACGTCCGCCGCACCGTGGAGCGCTGCACCCGCATGGAGGTCGATCCGCGCAGCCCCTACGGCGGCGACCTGGTGTACACCGCGTTCTCCGGGTCCCACCAGGACGCCATCAAGAAGGGCCTGGACCAGCGTGAGGCGACCGCGGAAGCCGAGGGGCTAGACGAACACTCCATGACCTGGCAGATCCCGTACCTCCCCGTGGACCCGCGCGACGTGGGCCGGACCTATGAGGCGGTCATCCGGGTCAACTCGCAGTCCGGCAAGGGAGGGGTGTCCTACCTGATCAAGTCGGAGGGGCACCTGGACCTGCCGCGCCGCCTCCAGGTCGAGTTCTCCCGGGTGGTCCAAACCCAGACCGACGCGACCGGCCTGGAGATGACCGCGGACGACTTGTGGCGCGCCTTCGAGGACGAATACCTGCCCTCGAACGGGGACGAGGGCTTGGAGCGGTGGGGGCGGTTCGAGTTGCTGTCCACCCGCACCGATTCGGCGCCGCGCTCGGGGGTCGAATCGATCCAAGTGGAACTGCGGGACGGCGACGGCCGGCTGACCCTGTCCGGCACCGGCAACGGCCCGATCGACGCCTTCATCGGCGCGTTCAACGAATTCGGAGTGGATGTCGCGGTCCTGGACTACTCGGAGCACGCGCTGTCCGGCGGCGGGGACGCCTCGGCCGCCGCCTACGTCGAATGCGAGGTGGAGGGCCAAACTCTGTGGGGGGTCGGGATAGACCCATCGATCACCACAGCGTCGTTGAAGGCGATCATCAGCGCGATCAACCGCGCGCTGCGCTGA